In the Streptomyces formicae genome, one interval contains:
- a CDS encoding zinc-dependent alcohol dehydrogenase, with the protein MRALTWQGKRDVRIEEVPDPRIEKPDDIIVRVTSTGICGSDLHLYEVFGPYLDPGDVLGHETMGMVVETGPEVTGVAVGDRVVIPFNISCNTCWMCRRGLQSQCETTQVTAMGSGAALFGYTKLYGQVPGGQAEYLRVPFGNTLPIKVPDGPPDDRFVYLSDVLPTAWQAVEYADIPPGGSVTVLGLGPIGDMATRIARLRGAEEVIGVDLVDARLERARRHGVTTLDLREHDKDLGDAVRDLTQGRGSDAVIDAVGLEAHGAPLAQAAQWATGLLPDKLARPLMEHVGVDRLGALLTGIDAVRRGGTLSISGVYGGAASPLPLLTMFDKQLQVRMGQANVWRWVDDIRPHLTDDDPLDVDGFATHHLPLGDGPAAYATFQAKADGMVKTLLKP; encoded by the coding sequence ATGCGTGCTCTGACATGGCAGGGAAAGCGCGACGTACGCATCGAGGAGGTCCCTGACCCTCGTATCGAGAAGCCCGACGACATCATCGTCCGCGTGACGTCGACCGGCATCTGCGGATCGGACCTGCACCTCTACGAGGTCTTCGGCCCCTACCTCGACCCGGGGGACGTCCTGGGGCACGAAACGATGGGCATGGTCGTGGAAACCGGCCCCGAGGTCACGGGGGTGGCCGTGGGGGACCGGGTGGTGATCCCGTTCAACATCTCCTGCAACACCTGCTGGATGTGCCGTCGCGGGCTGCAGTCCCAGTGCGAGACGACCCAGGTCACGGCGATGGGCAGCGGGGCCGCTCTGTTCGGCTACACGAAGCTGTACGGGCAGGTGCCCGGCGGCCAGGCCGAGTATCTGCGGGTTCCCTTCGGCAACACTCTGCCGATCAAGGTGCCGGACGGCCCTCCGGACGACCGTTTCGTCTACCTGTCCGACGTCCTGCCCACCGCCTGGCAGGCGGTGGAGTACGCCGACATCCCTCCTGGCGGCAGTGTCACCGTCCTGGGCCTCGGTCCCATCGGGGACATGGCCACCCGGATCGCCCGACTGCGCGGCGCGGAAGAGGTCATCGGGGTCGACCTGGTCGACGCCCGGCTCGAACGCGCGCGACGGCACGGCGTCACCACCCTGGACCTGCGCGAACACGACAAGGACCTGGGCGACGCCGTACGTGATCTCACCCAGGGCCGTGGGTCGGACGCCGTCATCGACGCGGTCGGCCTGGAGGCGCACGGCGCCCCGCTGGCCCAGGCGGCACAGTGGGCCACCGGGCTCCTGCCCGACAAGCTCGCCAGGCCCTTGATGGAGCACGTCGGAGTCGACCGTCTCGGCGCCCTGCTGACGGGGATCGATGCGGTACGCCGAGGCGGCACGCTGTCCATCAGCGGCGTCTACGGCGGCGCCGCCAGCCCGCTGCCCCTGCTCACGATGTTCGACAAACAGCTGCAGGTGCGCATGGGGCAGGCGAACGTGTGGCGCTGGGTCGACGACATCCGCCCGCACCTGACCGACGACGACCCTCTCGACGTCGACGGATTCGCCACGCATCACCTGCCTCTGGGTGACGGCCCGGCGGCGTACGCGACCTTCCAGGCCAAGGCGGACGGCATGGTGAAGACGCTGCTGAAGCCGTGA
- a CDS encoding FAD-binding and (Fe-S)-binding domain-containing protein has protein sequence MHEPDGVARPEHGERHATIGTKELKGLAAALSEAVGGEVRFDAGSRGTYVTDGSNYRQVPLGVVVPRSVDDGARAVRVCARFGAPVLSRGGGTSLAGQTTNAAVVVDWTKYCDGLVSVDREARTCVVEPGIVLDDLNRRLGESGLRFGPEPATHSHCSLGGMIGNNSCGASAQAYGKTVDNVRRLEVLTQDGLRMWVGPTSRAERGRIAEEGGRRAEVYAGLERIVSTFLADIRKGFPDIPRRVSGYNLDSLLPENGFDVAKALVGSEGTLVTVLHAELDLVPVPACQSLLVLGYDDICRAADDVPALLRHCSPAQLEALDGRMAQLMREEHAHLDSLAALPTGDSWLLVQFVGDSRADVDEQAQALLRALGRDEKDETVAFSDEPEREQRMLSAREAGLGVTARPPDERETWEGWEDSAVPPERLGDYLRDLKRLFAEFDYDHPSLYGHFGQGCVHTRIPFGLRTAEGVAEFRGFLERAADLVVSYNGSLSGEHGDGQARGELLTRMFGERIVAAFGEVKALFDPENRMNPGKVVDPQPLDGHLRLGATWRPSHSATHFAFPDDGNSFNQAVLRCVGIGNCRGHEGGVMCPSYRATKEEEHSTRGRARLLFEMIGGHADSPITDGWRSTEVRDALDLCLSCKGCKSDCPTGVDMATYKAEFLAQHYAGRLRPRAHYSMGWLPVWARLARVAPPLVNAVLAAPGAARAGKWLAGVAGARQAPVFAEQSFVRWWRDRAGEAPDPADPRTVVLWPDTFTTSFHPAIAKAAVRVLEDAGFRVAVPTRAVCCGLTWISTGQLPTAKRVLRRTLDVLRPYIEAGTPVIGLEPSCTAVFRSDAPELLPHDEDVRRLSRQFRTFAEQLVHHAPGWRPPALNRQATVQTHCHQHAIMKDEADRELMRRAHLVPDVLDEGCCGLAGDFGFERGHHDVSMTIAEQGVLPAMRAAAPGSLLLADGFSCRTQIEQGHTGRGALHLAEAIALGLAGNLPSEHPERLADRPSGPSPAARGTVTAAAGALAFGAGLAGARFLRHRR, from the coding sequence ATGCATGAACCAGACGGCGTGGCCCGCCCCGAGCACGGCGAGCGGCACGCGACGATCGGCACGAAGGAGCTGAAGGGACTGGCGGCCGCGCTGAGCGAGGCGGTCGGCGGTGAGGTCCGCTTCGACGCGGGCAGCCGGGGAACGTACGTCACCGACGGTTCCAATTACCGCCAGGTGCCGCTCGGCGTCGTGGTGCCGCGCTCCGTGGACGACGGGGCCCGTGCGGTGCGCGTGTGCGCGCGCTTCGGGGCCCCTGTGCTCTCCCGGGGCGGCGGCACCAGCCTGGCGGGGCAGACCACGAACGCCGCGGTGGTCGTCGACTGGACCAAGTACTGCGACGGGTTGGTGTCGGTCGACCGCGAAGCCCGTACGTGCGTCGTGGAGCCGGGCATCGTCCTGGACGACCTCAACCGTCGACTCGGCGAGTCCGGCCTGCGGTTCGGCCCCGAGCCCGCCACGCACAGTCACTGCTCGCTGGGCGGAATGATCGGGAACAACTCGTGCGGGGCTTCGGCGCAGGCGTACGGCAAGACCGTGGACAACGTGCGCCGCCTTGAGGTCCTCACTCAGGACGGCCTTCGCATGTGGGTCGGCCCGACGTCCCGCGCGGAACGGGGCCGGATCGCCGAGGAGGGCGGGCGCCGGGCCGAGGTCTACGCGGGCCTGGAGCGGATCGTGTCCACCTTCCTCGCCGACATCCGCAAGGGCTTCCCCGACATACCGCGCCGGGTCTCGGGCTACAACCTCGACTCGCTGCTGCCCGAGAACGGCTTCGACGTGGCGAAGGCCCTGGTGGGCAGCGAGGGCACGCTGGTGACGGTGCTGCACGCCGAACTCGACCTGGTTCCCGTGCCTGCCTGCCAGTCGCTGCTGGTCCTCGGCTACGACGACATCTGCCGTGCCGCCGATGACGTACCCGCGCTCCTGCGGCACTGCTCCCCTGCCCAGTTGGAGGCGCTCGACGGCCGCATGGCCCAGCTCATGCGCGAGGAGCACGCGCACCTCGACTCACTGGCCGCGTTACCGACGGGCGACAGCTGGCTGCTCGTGCAGTTCGTCGGCGACAGCCGTGCGGACGTCGACGAGCAGGCCCAGGCGCTGCTGCGCGCCCTGGGCCGCGACGAGAAGGACGAGACGGTCGCCTTCTCGGACGAGCCGGAACGCGAACAGCGCATGCTCAGCGCGCGGGAGGCGGGGCTCGGGGTGACCGCTCGTCCGCCGGACGAGCGGGAGACCTGGGAGGGCTGGGAGGACTCGGCGGTCCCGCCGGAGCGGCTCGGCGACTACCTGCGGGACCTGAAGCGCCTCTTCGCCGAGTTCGACTACGACCACCCCTCGTTGTACGGGCACTTCGGCCAGGGGTGCGTACACACCAGGATCCCGTTCGGGCTCAGGACCGCCGAGGGCGTCGCGGAGTTCCGCGGGTTCCTGGAGCGCGCCGCCGATCTGGTCGTCTCCTACAACGGGTCCCTCTCCGGTGAGCACGGGGACGGCCAAGCCCGCGGCGAGCTGCTCACCCGCATGTTCGGGGAACGGATCGTCGCTGCCTTCGGGGAGGTCAAGGCGCTCTTCGACCCGGAGAACCGGATGAACCCCGGCAAGGTCGTCGATCCCCAGCCGCTCGACGGGCATTTGCGCCTGGGAGCGACCTGGCGCCCCTCGCACTCCGCGACCCACTTCGCGTTCCCTGACGACGGAAACTCCTTCAACCAGGCCGTACTGCGCTGTGTGGGGATCGGCAACTGCCGCGGCCACGAGGGCGGTGTCATGTGTCCCTCGTACCGCGCGACGAAGGAGGAGGAGCACTCCACGCGCGGCCGGGCCCGGCTGCTGTTCGAGATGATCGGCGGCCACGCGGACTCGCCGATCACCGACGGCTGGCGCTCGACGGAGGTCCGTGACGCCCTCGACCTGTGCCTGTCCTGCAAGGGCTGCAAGTCGGACTGCCCGACCGGGGTGGACATGGCCACCTACAAGGCCGAGTTCCTGGCACAGCACTACGCGGGACGGCTGCGCCCCAGGGCGCACTACTCGATGGGCTGGCTGCCGGTGTGGGCACGGCTGGCACGCGTCGCACCACCGCTGGTGAACGCGGTGCTCGCCGCCCCGGGTGCCGCCCGGGCCGGCAAGTGGCTGGCCGGTGTGGCAGGCGCCAGGCAGGCGCCGGTCTTCGCGGAGCAGTCCTTCGTACGGTGGTGGCGGGACCGCGCCGGCGAGGCGCCGGACCCGGCCGACCCCAGGACCGTCGTGCTGTGGCCCGACACGTTCACCACCTCCTTCCATCCGGCGATCGCGAAGGCGGCCGTCCGGGTCCTGGAGGACGCCGGGTTCCGCGTCGCCGTCCCCACGCGGGCGGTGTGCTGCGGTCTGACGTGGATCTCGACGGGACAGCTGCCCACCGCGAAAAGGGTGCTGCGTCGCACGCTGGACGTACTGCGGCCCTACATCGAGGCGGGCACTCCGGTCATCGGCCTTGAGCCCTCCTGTACGGCCGTGTTCCGCTCCGACGCCCCGGAGTTGCTGCCGCACGACGAGGACGTACGACGGTTGTCCCGGCAGTTCCGTACGTTCGCCGAGCAGTTGGTGCACCACGCGCCCGGCTGGCGGCCGCCCGCCCTGAACCGGCAGGCCACCGTGCAGACCCACTGCCACCAGCACGCGATCATGAAGGACGAGGCGGACCGTGAACTGATGCGCCGCGCCCACCTCGTACCCGATGTGCTCGACGAGGGCTGCTGCGGCCTGGCCGGCGACTTCGGCTTCGAACGCGGCCACCACGACGTCTCCATGACCATCGCGGAACAGGGCGTGCTGCCCGCGATGCGCGCCGCCGCTCCCGGCAGCCTGCTGCTCGCGGACGGCTTCAGCTGCCGCACCCAGATCGAGCAGGGCCACACCGGCCGCGGCGCCCTGCACCTGGCGGAGGCGATTGCCCTCGGCCTGGCAGGGAACCTGCCCAGCGAGCACCCCGAGCGTCTGGCCGACCGGCCCTCCGGCCCCTCCCCCGCGGCCCGCGGGACCGTGACCGCCGCGGCGGGAGCCCTGGCCTTCGGCGCCGGACTCGCAGGTGCCCGCTTCCTGCGTCATCGCAGGTAG
- a CDS encoding FAD-dependent monooxygenase, whose protein sequence is MNHQVVVAGGGPVGLWLAAELRRCGITVAVIETRTERDTRSRALTVHPRTIETFASRGVQDPFVSEGIPLPGGHFGALDSRLDFRRLPSPFPYTLLLPQQRTEALLEQQALELGATVLRGHEVTGLSEGPDSVRVHIQAADGPFTMEAAYLVGCDGVRSTVRGAAGIDFPGTPSTVLGWLGDVVLDEPPAPGHGYFGPNGSLMAVPVPGGLHRLVGITPRDITSTWPGDLTLAELRENVITMTGTDFGMRDPVWLSRFGNATRLAAQYRNGRVFLAGDAAHQHFPAGGVGMNVGIQDAANLAWKLAATLNGWAPDTLLDTYHAERHPVGVSLTETSRAQVALMTAFTPEGLALRGLLGELITELPELNDRLAGQVSSLSVAYPPTAPDDRRPTGTRADDLALDDTSLFALLRADGYLLLDLTGSPDRPLHHLTGPGLRVHTSTPRLLPADWSGMRAALVRPDGHVAWASAESHDATLVNDLTAVLATTHQQRATGPTFTRSPRLSAYGKITAC, encoded by the coding sequence ATGAACCACCAGGTCGTCGTCGCCGGAGGCGGGCCCGTGGGCCTGTGGCTCGCCGCCGAACTGCGCCGCTGCGGAATCACCGTCGCGGTCATCGAAACGCGCACCGAGCGCGACACCCGCTCCCGGGCCCTGACCGTGCACCCCCGCACCATCGAGACGTTCGCCTCCCGCGGCGTCCAGGACCCCTTCGTCTCCGAGGGCATACCGCTGCCCGGCGGGCACTTCGGCGCACTGGATTCCCGGCTGGACTTCCGCCGCCTGCCCAGCCCCTTCCCCTACACGCTCCTCCTGCCCCAGCAGCGCACCGAGGCCCTGCTGGAGCAGCAGGCCCTCGAACTGGGGGCGACCGTCCTGCGCGGTCATGAGGTCACCGGCCTGAGTGAGGGGCCCGACAGCGTCCGCGTGCACATCCAGGCCGCCGACGGCCCTTTCACCATGGAAGCGGCCTACCTGGTGGGGTGCGACGGCGTACGCAGTACGGTGCGCGGCGCGGCCGGGATCGACTTCCCCGGCACACCGTCCACCGTGCTCGGCTGGCTCGGCGACGTCGTCCTCGACGAGCCCCCGGCCCCCGGCCACGGCTACTTCGGCCCGAACGGCAGCCTGATGGCCGTCCCCGTACCCGGCGGCCTCCACCGCCTCGTCGGCATCACCCCCCGCGACATCACCAGCACCTGGCCCGGCGATCTGACCCTGGCGGAACTGCGCGAGAACGTCATCACCATGACCGGGACCGACTTCGGCATGCGCGATCCCGTCTGGCTCTCCCGCTTCGGCAACGCTACGCGCCTGGCCGCCCAGTACAGGAACGGCCGTGTATTCCTAGCCGGTGACGCCGCGCACCAGCACTTCCCCGCCGGGGGAGTCGGCATGAACGTCGGCATCCAGGACGCCGCCAACCTCGCCTGGAAGCTCGCCGCCACCCTCAACGGCTGGGCCCCCGACACGCTCCTGGACACCTACCACGCCGAACGCCACCCGGTGGGCGTCAGCCTCACCGAGACCAGCCGCGCCCAAGTCGCCCTCATGACCGCCTTCACCCCGGAAGGGCTCGCCCTGCGCGGCCTGCTCGGCGAACTGATCACCGAGCTGCCCGAGCTCAACGACCGACTGGCCGGACAGGTCAGTTCCCTCTCCGTCGCCTATCCGCCGACCGCGCCCGACGACCGGCGGCCGACCGGCACCCGCGCCGACGACCTCGCCCTCGACGACACCAGCCTGTTCGCCCTGTTGCGCGCCGACGGCTATCTGCTGCTCGACCTCACCGGCAGCCCGGACCGGCCCCTCCACCACCTCACGGGGCCCGGCCTGCGCGTGCACACCAGTACCCCGCGGCTGCTCCCGGCCGACTGGTCCGGCATGCGTGCCGCCCTCGTCCGCCCCGACGGCCACGTCGCCTGGGCGAGCGCGGAGAGCCACGACGCCACCCTCGTCAACGACCTCACCGCCGTCCTGGCCACCACCCACCAACAAAGAGCGACCGGGCCGACATTCACACGATCACCACGTCTGTCGGCTTATGGCAAGATCACGGCATGCTGA
- a CDS encoding VOC family protein yields MLRLTDFIIDCPDTMKLAAFYSEVTGRPIKEGSSQDWAGIQFGEIELAFIRVEDYRAPQWPDSEHPKQFHLDFEVDEIESEQRRVIDLGATLRQDFIGPNGYGWQVYTDPIGHPFCLCRNKGVTWTDQGPVFPQHG; encoded by the coding sequence ATGCTGAGACTCACTGATTTCATCATCGACTGCCCGGACACGATGAAGCTCGCGGCCTTCTACTCCGAGGTGACGGGTCGCCCGATCAAGGAAGGCAGCTCACAGGACTGGGCGGGCATCCAGTTCGGCGAGATCGAGCTGGCCTTCATCCGGGTGGAGGACTACCGCGCTCCGCAGTGGCCCGACAGCGAGCACCCCAAGCAGTTCCACCTCGACTTCGAAGTGGACGAGATCGAGTCCGAGCAGCGCCGCGTCATCGACCTCGGCGCGACGCTGAGGCAGGACTTCATCGGCCCCAACGGCTATGGCTGGCAGGTCTACACCGACCCGATCGGCCACCCCTTCTGCCTGTGCCGCAACAAGGGCGTCACCTGGACCGACCAGGGGCCGGTCTTTCCCCAGCACGGCTGA
- a CDS encoding TetR/AcrR family transcriptional regulator C-terminal domain-containing protein: protein MTKKQGREDAAGQLTRAAVVDAALRVLEDRGLEGLSTRAVADTLGVRMNTVLWHVKTKARMLELMADAVMGEIAYTGLPSSPRERARELAHRYRRALLAHRDGAALVTGTYPAEPHTLRFADRLVDALLEAGADEEQAAWTAWAVIYFLLGLVQEEQSAPDRSDDRLAKAVDAGTYPALHRVAAHMGQGAFEDRFAFGLEAVLARLPE, encoded by the coding sequence GTGACCAAGAAGCAAGGCAGGGAAGACGCCGCGGGCCAGCTCACGCGCGCGGCCGTGGTCGACGCGGCACTGCGCGTGCTGGAGGACCGGGGACTGGAGGGCCTGTCGACCCGGGCGGTGGCCGACACCCTGGGGGTGCGCATGAACACCGTCCTGTGGCACGTGAAGACCAAGGCGCGGATGCTGGAGCTCATGGCCGACGCGGTCATGGGCGAAATCGCCTACACGGGCCTGCCCTCTTCGCCACGGGAACGGGCGCGGGAACTCGCTCATCGGTACCGGCGAGCTCTGCTCGCGCACCGCGACGGCGCCGCCCTGGTGACCGGGACCTACCCGGCCGAGCCGCACACGCTGCGCTTCGCCGACCGTCTCGTCGACGCCTTGCTGGAAGCGGGCGCGGACGAGGAACAGGCGGCCTGGACGGCGTGGGCGGTCATCTACTTCCTGCTGGGCCTGGTCCAGGAGGAACAGTCCGCGCCCGACCGGTCCGACGACCGGCTGGCCAAGGCCGTGGACGCCGGTACGTACCCAGCACTGCACCGGGTCGCCGCGCACATGGGGCAGGGCGCCTTCGAGGACCGCTTCGCCTTCGGCCTTGAGGCGGTCCTCGCCCGCCTGCCCGAGTAG
- a CDS encoding DUF72 domain-containing protein: MGDILVGTCSWTDPALVRSGWYPAGQRDAEGRLRYYAGRFPVVEADSSYYALPRERVSRMWVERTPDGFTFDVKAFSLLTGHPTREAVMPDGLSADARDDGVLDEVWSRFAAGVEPLRRAGRLGSVLFQFPPWLRPGAEAGRILARTARRTAGWPVAVEFRHPDWWREGQAESTRALLTDHGMAAVAVDMVQGLPSSLPPTAPVTASRLAVVRFHGRSASWGRGSKEERFRYAYSEDELAEWLPRLRKLAGRVDRVHVLFNNCCGDASVRGAEQMERLLRAGPGRA, from the coding sequence ATGGGCGACATCCTCGTGGGCACGTGTTCGTGGACCGATCCGGCACTGGTGCGCAGCGGCTGGTATCCGGCCGGGCAGCGGGACGCGGAGGGACGGCTCCGGTACTACGCCGGGCGGTTCCCGGTCGTCGAGGCCGACTCGTCGTACTACGCCTTGCCCCGAGAACGCGTCAGCAGGATGTGGGTGGAACGCACGCCGGACGGATTCACCTTCGACGTCAAGGCGTTCTCGTTGCTGACCGGGCACCCCACCCGCGAGGCGGTGATGCCGGACGGGCTGTCGGCCGACGCGCGGGACGATGGCGTGCTCGACGAGGTGTGGTCGCGGTTCGCCGCGGGAGTGGAGCCGTTGCGGCGGGCCGGGCGGCTCGGCAGCGTGCTGTTCCAGTTCCCGCCGTGGCTGCGGCCCGGCGCCGAGGCCGGGCGGATCCTGGCGCGGACCGCGCGACGCACGGCCGGCTGGCCGGTCGCGGTGGAGTTCCGGCATCCCGACTGGTGGCGTGAGGGGCAGGCCGAGTCGACACGCGCCCTGCTCACGGACCACGGCATGGCCGCCGTGGCCGTCGACATGGTCCAGGGGCTGCCCTCTTCCCTGCCGCCTACCGCGCCCGTCACCGCGTCGCGGCTGGCCGTGGTGCGGTTCCACGGGCGCAGCGCCTCCTGGGGACGGGGGAGCAAGGAGGAGCGCTTCCGGTACGCGTACTCCGAAGACGAACTCGCCGAGTGGCTGCCCCGGTTGCGTAAGCTGGCCGGCCGGGTGGACCGGGTCCACGTGCTGTTCAACAACTGCTGCGGTGACGCCTCGGTGCGGGGCGCGGAGCAGATGGAGCGGCTGTTGCGCGCGGGGCCCGGGCGTGCGTGA
- a CDS encoding SDR family NAD(P)-dependent oxidoreductase translates to MTDRTRFPTRLKGPGALVTGGSRGLGLFIARHLAERGCTVTLAARDAAELERAAGRLRAETGATVHVAVCDVRDRAAVGEMMRVIHERDGLDIVIANAGVIQVAPVEAIGHEEFTDAMETMFHGALHTSLEALPYLRATRGRLALIGSVGGLLGVPHLLPYSCAKAAVGALAEGLHAETAAAGVSVTAVHPGLMRTGSHRQAEFGGDTSAEFGWFSAAAGAPLLSMDADRAARRIVDAVIRRRARLVLTAPAKAAQLAHGVAPGLTTRLTGLTARLLPSASGRGPLRQGSEAGLPRNPIARRIRAWGSARNDRAVREANQQEPGPRTSS, encoded by the coding sequence ATGACCGACCGCACCCGCTTCCCCACCCGGCTCAAGGGGCCGGGAGCCCTGGTCACCGGCGGCTCACGGGGGCTGGGGCTGTTCATCGCACGGCACTTGGCCGAGCGCGGCTGCACCGTGACCCTCGCCGCCAGGGACGCTGCCGAGCTGGAGCGTGCGGCAGGCCGGTTGCGCGCGGAGACCGGCGCGACCGTGCACGTGGCGGTGTGCGACGTACGCGACCGGGCCGCCGTGGGCGAGATGATGCGCGTGATCCATGAACGCGACGGCTTGGACATCGTGATCGCCAACGCCGGGGTCATCCAGGTGGCGCCTGTCGAGGCGATCGGCCACGAGGAGTTCACCGACGCCATGGAAACGATGTTCCACGGCGCACTGCACACGTCGTTGGAAGCGCTGCCCTATCTCCGCGCGACCCGTGGGCGCCTCGCGCTGATCGGTTCGGTCGGTGGTCTGCTCGGCGTGCCTCATCTGCTGCCGTACTCGTGCGCCAAGGCCGCGGTCGGTGCTCTCGCCGAGGGGCTGCACGCCGAGACGGCGGCCGCGGGGGTGAGCGTCACGGCCGTACACCCCGGCCTCATGCGAACCGGCTCGCACCGGCAGGCCGAGTTCGGCGGCGACACGAGTGCCGAGTTCGGCTGGTTCAGCGCCGCCGCGGGCGCTCCGCTGCTGTCCATGGACGCCGACCGGGCGGCCCGCCGGATCGTGGACGCGGTGATCCGACGACGCGCCCGCCTCGTGCTCACCGCGCCCGCCAAGGCGGCACAGCTCGCGCACGGCGTGGCACCCGGCCTGACCACCCGTCTGACGGGCCTCACCGCGAGGCTCTTGCCCTCCGCCTCAGGGCGAGGACCGCTGCGCCAGGGCAGTGAGGCCGGGCTGCCGCGCAATCCGATCGCGCGACGGATCCGGGCCTGGGGCAGCGCACGGAACGATCGAGCCGTGCGTGAGGCCAACCAACAGGAGCCCGGGCCCCGCACCAGTTCGTGA
- a CDS encoding thiamine pyrophosphate-requiring protein has translation MATKVSDHILERLRAWDVEHVFAYPGDGINGLLAAWGRADNKPEFIQARHEEMAAFEAVGYAKFSGRVGVCAATSGPGAIHLLNGLYDAKLDHAPVVAIVGQTNRSAMGGSYQQEVDLLSLYKDVASDFCEMVTVPEQLPNVLDRAIRTAYARRSVTAVIVPADVQELDYSAPGHAFKMVPSSLGLSSYAPVPAADDIERAARLLNEGEKVAVLVGQGARGARQEVMELADRLGAGVAKALLGKDALDDDLPYVTGSIGLLGTRPSYELMQGCDTLLVIGSSFPYTQFLPEFGQARAVQIDIDPHMVGMRYPFEINLVGDARATLGALLPLLEQNRHTGWRKKIEKNTARWWEVMERRAAVEADPINPEYVAHTLNGLLPDNVVLAADSGSAANWYARHLRLREGMRGSLSGTLATMGPGVPYVIGAKFAHGDRPAIALVGDGAMQMNGLAELITIAKYWEQWADPRLVVAVLNNQDLNQVTWEMRAMSGAPQFLPSQALPDVAYADFARSLGLGGLRVEKPQDVRGAWEAALAADRPYVLDFRTDPAVPPIPPHASLDQIEAAAESVLKGDSDRAAMIRQGFKAKVQEMLPGGRHREDKGGAADGT, from the coding sequence ATGGCAACGAAGGTTTCCGACCACATTCTCGAACGCCTGCGGGCCTGGGACGTCGAGCACGTCTTCGCCTACCCGGGCGACGGCATCAACGGTCTGCTCGCCGCCTGGGGCCGGGCCGACAACAAACCCGAGTTCATCCAGGCCCGGCACGAGGAGATGGCGGCCTTCGAAGCGGTCGGCTACGCGAAGTTCTCCGGTCGCGTCGGCGTGTGCGCCGCCACGTCGGGGCCCGGCGCCATCCACCTCCTCAACGGCCTCTACGACGCCAAGCTGGACCACGCCCCCGTCGTCGCGATCGTCGGGCAGACCAACCGCAGCGCGATGGGCGGCTCCTACCAGCAGGAAGTCGACCTGCTGAGCCTGTACAAGGACGTCGCCTCCGACTTCTGCGAGATGGTCACGGTCCCCGAGCAACTGCCCAACGTCCTGGACCGGGCGATCCGCACCGCGTACGCGCGCCGCTCGGTGACAGCCGTCATCGTCCCCGCCGACGTGCAGGAACTCGACTACTCGGCGCCCGGACACGCCTTCAAGATGGTGCCCTCCAGCCTCGGCCTGTCCTCCTACGCCCCGGTGCCCGCCGCCGATGACATCGAGCGCGCGGCGCGGCTCCTCAACGAGGGCGAGAAGGTCGCCGTCCTCGTCGGCCAAGGCGCGCGCGGCGCGCGCCAGGAGGTCATGGAACTCGCCGACCGGCTCGGCGCCGGAGTGGCCAAGGCCCTGCTCGGCAAGGACGCGCTCGACGACGACCTGCCCTACGTCACCGGCTCCATCGGGCTGTTGGGAACCCGCCCCTCGTACGAGCTGATGCAGGGATGCGACACCCTGCTCGTCATCGGTTCGAGCTTCCCCTACACGCAGTTCCTGCCCGAGTTCGGCCAGGCGCGCGCCGTGCAGATCGACATCGACCCGCACATGGTCGGCATGCGCTACCCCTTCGAGATCAATCTCGTCGGTGACGCACGCGCGACCTTGGGGGCGCTGCTGCCGCTTCTCGAGCAGAACCGGCACACCGGCTGGCGCAAGAAGATCGAGAAGAACACCGCGCGCTGGTGGGAGGTGATGGAGCGGCGGGCGGCCGTGGAGGCGGACCCGATCAACCCCGAATACGTCGCCCACACCCTGAACGGGCTGCTGCCCGACAACGTCGTGCTGGCCGCCGACTCCGGCTCGGCCGCCAACTGGTACGCACGGCACCTGCGGCTGCGCGAAGGCATGCGAGGCTCGCTCTCCGGCACGCTCGCCACGATGGGGCCCGGCGTCCCGTACGTGATCGGGGCGAAGTTCGCCCACGGCGACCGCCCGGCGATCGCGCTCGTCGGCGACGGGGCGATGCAGATGAACGGCCTGGCGGAGCTCATCACCATCGCCAAGTACTGGGAGCAGTGGGCCGATCCGCGCCTGGTGGTCGCCGTCCTCAACAACCAGGACCTCAATCAGGTCACGTGGGAGATGCGGGCGATGTCCGGCGCCCCGCAGTTCCTGCCCTCGCAGGCGCTGCCCGACGTCGCCTACGCCGACTTCGCGCGCTCGCTGGGCCTGGGCGGGCTGCGCGTGGAGAAGCCGCAGGACGTGCGGGGCGCGTGGGAGGCGGCGCTGGCCGCCGATCGGCCCTACGTCCTCGACTTCCGTACCGACCCCGCCGTTCCGCCGATCCCGCCGCACGCGAGCCTCGACCAGATCGAGGCCGCCGCCGAATCCGTCCTCAAGGGCGACAGCGACCGTGCGGCCATGATCCGGCAGGGCTTCAA